CTTCAAGGCTAATCTTTCCAGGTGCAGGCTCACCAAAATCATAATATGCCAAAAATGTACCTAGATCAGCAAGAGTATAGGCTAAATATGTATTTGCTATACCCAAAGTTGTCCCCATACCCGCACCAGCTTCTATATACCACTCTTCATCATTTAATTCAGTAGAATCGAAACCGGCCATAGTCCAGAGACTTATTTCTTTTGAGTGAGTACCAGAACTATCCCCGCGTGAGACCCACTTGGCCGATTCATTCCTACCTGCTTCAAAAATGCTATTCAAAGCTTCTAAAGGTGATAGACCTTCAATCTCTGCGGGGTCGTCTTCTGGTCCAACTATTACAAAGAAGTTATAGGCTATGATTTTTCTACATACACCATATCCATCTGATAAGAATGTGGATTCTCTTGATGGATCATGTACAAGAATTAAGTCGGCATCTCCTCTTATCCCGTTCTCTATAGCTAAACCTGTTCCGACTGATATAAAGTAGAGGTCTATGGGATATCTCGATTCAAAATCATCCTCAATTTCGTCGAGAAGACCTGTATCGAAGAGGCTAGTTGTTGTAGATATCACCAGCTTTGACCTTTTACTTTCAAAAGCTCCCACATAGTAAGCTGTAACTAGAATTGAAAGAATGATTGCTACGACGATGAAACTTGTCCATATAATTGTATTTTTTTTAATTATTAT
The Candidatus Methylarchaceae archaeon HK02M2 DNA segment above includes these coding regions:
- a CDS encoding substrate-binding domain-containing protein, which gives rise to MIIIKKNTIIWTSFIVVAIILSILVTAYYVGAFESKRSKLVISTTTSLFDTGLLDEIEDDFESRYPIDLYFISVGTGLAIENGIRGDADLILVHDPSRESTFLSDGYGVCRKIIAYNFFVIVGPEDDPAEIEGLSPLEALNSIFEAGRNESAKWVSRGDSSGTHSKEISLWTMAGFDSTELNDEEWYIEAGAGMGTTLGIANTYLAYTLADLGTFLAYYDFGEPAPGKISLEVLVDEGQELLNVYGAIAVNPITLEGLNFEGAINFIKYLISEEGQNLIKEYGQDEYGQSLFFPAVELLKENTDPTLVSWIEDYAFIDGEECPTEYQDDHPELYT